ATATCTGTGTTTTGGATCATTGAAACCTTAAGATTTCTCTTTCTACAACTTCTTTTTGGCCTTTGGTTGTTCTATTATTGTTAATAACTTACTGCTTTCCTTTATTGAAAagtttattacagaaaatttggTAGTTACAAAAAGCATAAGTAAAACCAAGTAACCATTGCCTACAATGTCACTAATGAGAAATAACCTTTTGGTGCATATTCTTCCATATTTATGTGAATGTGTTTTTGATGGTTTTTAATGCATTTGAGATATTATACATGCTGTTGGAGAGATTAAATATCCACATATATACCcagcaaatggcagagccaggatttgaacctcaGGCAGTTTAAAGTATATGCTGTTTACTACATTCCATTTAATCAGTCACCTCCAAATATCCTTTGGATATTTAGGTTTACCAGTGtttcatgtaaaaataaatgcttaaacGGAGGTGAAATCTTTTTAAGTGAATTTTTACACATCTCATATTTTCTTAGACTAGATTCCTAGAAGTATTATTGAATCAAAGTATACCTTTATTGGGATCTGTATTACCATATTGCATTCCACAAAGagtgtaccattttacattctcagaaGTAATATCATCTACACTGgtaattattctaattttaagTAGTTTGGTGGGTGAAAAGGGACATGACattattttactttgctttttgtgaacttaaatattgtttttgtattgatcatttgtatttcttctctttGGAATTGCCTGTTaagataaaatgcattttaaaaattagtcctGTTGGGAGAACTTCGTaggatcaagaaaaaaattacggAAAAGAATCTAACATTTTTATACCTCTCACATATCTTCAgtatcataaataaataagatgggtgtagattaaatatttctgatttcTAAGTCTTTTATATTCCATTCTCTTTAGATGTTTTCATGTAATTGTCagtaaattttattcttttacagttGACATTTTGCTAAAGGCTGTGGGAGATACTCCTATTATGAAAACAAAGAAGTGGGCGGTAGAGCGAACTCGAACCATCCAAGGACTCATTGACTTCATCAAAAAGTTTCTTAAACTTGTGGCCTCAGAACAGTTGGTATGAAACCAATGGTGACGTTTTCCTACAAAAATTTGCAGGAGTTCCTAGGCAACAATGAATTAACTGTTGTTTATAGAAATGCATATGGAGCCACATATGTTGCTTTTGTTATGCCCttttatccctttatttttatttattcattttctttgagacagtctcgctctgttgcccaggctggagtacagtgactcactgcaaccttctcctggttcaagcgattctcctgcctcagccacccgagtagccaggattacaggagtgcaccaccacgcctggctaatttttgtgtttttagtagagacggggccaCCTcagaagtgctggaattgcaTGAGTGTGCCACTGTGGCCTGCCTTATCTCTTGTTAGTAGAGTTTATGTACTTTATCAAAGGATTCTCTGGGGAATtctgaaatgaaatgttttagatttgttttataatgtgaaccagtttatttatgtatttattgccTCCTGTATTGTTTTCCTCAGAAAGTCACTGAATACCCGTGCAGAAAAATCTGTCATAGAGCATTACAATATCTGTACATTACTacaaaagttttggattttttcaatttgttttgatAGCAGttacttttttcctatttttcttgaGGTAAGCAATGTATCTTTGCCATATATTGTAAAAGAACTAAGAAATATTTCATGTTACAGTACACACTAAGCACTTCACAGGGGCAGTTGTAGTAAAGGTTAATTCTTTAAATgccactgcatttttttttttttttgaggcggagtgtagctctgttgcccaggctggagtgcagtggccggatctcagctcactgcaagctccgcctcccgggttcacgccattctccggcctcagcctcccgagtagctgggactacaggcgcccgccacctcgcctggctagttttttgtattttttagtagagacggggtttcaccgtgttaaccaggatggtctcgatctcttgacctcgtgatccgcccgtctcgcaTTTTAACTTGGCATTTGACTACAGAAATTTAAATGTCTACATGTATTTGGCATATtaagtgttttttatatatacaatttatatatatcAGACACCTTTATCTGCAAATAGATCACAATCTTGGATAGTATTAACTCAGGTAGCATGAGTGAATAGGTAGTTGAAGAATcgctatgtattttttaaataaaatcaggaaTTTTTGTGTGGGGGCGCTAGGGGGAATTATTTGCTTCTGAACACAGGCGTGTGCATGGGTAAAGCAAGTGAACTATCATTAAAGCAGGACATGTTGGAACTTCTTTTTGTCAGGGAGGAGCAAAAAACTGACTGATCTAAGAGTTTGGCTGCAAGTGCTCTCACAAAGGTGAAGCTAAATGGAAAAGTCAGGGGAATGAGGACATACATTTGAGAGAAATGAGCAGAGGCTATATATTTACTAAAGACGCAACATGAAGAGttggtaaaaataaatgtactgaCTAATTTAATGCATTAGTttagaaatacatggaaattaaaaaaagatgaaatgataCTGTGTTCTCTGTTAAGAGTCTTGAAATTTTGTATTGCCTATATTCATTCAGTAACCTGAAAGGACTGGATTGATACCAATACATAGTAGGTTGAACCACATAAAATTGCCATCATTCAACCATTTTACCCTATGTAAACAATTTCATAAAGGTTAAATTAAAGCCTCTGTAGTGAATGTGATTATCCTTTCCCATTTAAGCGATaggaaacataaaaaattatttcatcattttcctAGATTAAAGTAAAACTGGTATCTTCTCAGTTTTATCTAGCAAAATggacattaaaggaaaaaaattaatgttaggAATTCTGGGAAGATAGTGGTATCAGAAGGCATGCGTGAATCTCTCTGAATTCTCACAAAACTTAGTCAAGTAGatagcaaaaccaaaaaccatgaTTAGTATTTGTAACAAAACTAGGTGATAAGATACCCTCATGAGCCCCAAAACACATGTTGGTGGGGGCAAACCACCAGCAACCACAGGACCTGCATGGTATCAGCATCTGTGCTGAAAGAAGCAGTAAGAAACAGGGTTGGCATCTGACAGCACTGAGACAAGAAGAACCTCAAAAGCACTAATAGATCCTGACTGAGAAGCAAAGTGAGCCAATTTAAGAGTAGAAGCTGACTGAGGAGTTTTGCCCTCTCCTGTAGCACGTGATAACAATGTATTTGCACTAAGGAGGACTTgaagggctcaagcaatctcaaAATAGACCCAGGAGGGCTCCAGGACCCCATACTGAGGAGAAATTTtggaaagtgaaatgaaaattaaaaagggTAGGGAcatgagaaaggaaggaaagagaaagaccaGATCAAAATGGAGGGGAACAGAACTTAGAAAGCTCAAAGCAGGCCTCCATCGTTTTGAACAGTATACAAAAAACAACAGGGGGAGCGCTGTGAAGTTAGAAAAACTACCCTAATTCACCTCATTCTAAAAATTGAGGAAAACTAATTTcacataaaaacaataacaaggtCAAATTCCGTACAGTGttacaagaaaaaagagatgCGGAAAAGAACAACATCCCTAGAGATGATGAAATCAAGCCAGAAAAATATGCCTATAAGACAAGTGGAAAACTGGAACCTTGTATTTCAAAATGAGCTAAAAACAAGAAGATAGTATAagacatgaaagaaaaacaatgatcAGCATTAGTAAAACTAAGAAATGAAGTGACAGAGCTCAggaaaagaattagaaataaaattatttcagaaatggaCACTAAAGTAGGAGGAACGTAAACAACGGATAATGGGTtaagaaaaatagatgaaaaaaatttaaaagtgagtCATCCTTTGGACAAGAGTCTGTGAAGAAAAAAACCAGAGCAAGGGAACAGAAAAAATACTGTAAGAATGTCATTTAAGAGGTTTCAAACTACATATTGAAAAAACATCCCAAGTACCTGAGAGTATCAACCCAGAATAATGAACACCAGGATGCATTCTGTTAAAATTACTGGACTTGAAATCATTTGGAAATGTAGGGGTTGGGAAAGAAGGCATGACTTAGAAAATTAGGCTGTCATCAAACTTTGACAGCAAGAATGcttaaagaaaaagtgaaataaggCTTTCATATCCTGTAACTGACTTAATCAAGGCACAAACTATTAGCAGAAAATGCTATTCCAATGAATCCATGAGGAATCTACTAGACAGCTTTATAACCAGAATAACTAGAGACATCAATTTAAAGACTGctgatttaaaagtaaaaaaaagctGATTTAAAGGCAAAGTAATTAATAAAACTAACTAATTTTTTCTGCCCAAGTTCTTGTAGTTTGGAAATAATACTTCCATGGAATTTTACTTTTGCGAACCTGGAGTAACTACATCTACTTTAAAGGAACAAATTATAAGCCACTTAGCGTTTCTACAGTGGAATTGATGTTAACCTGTTACTTATATAGAGCTTTATCTCTTTTAAATTAActgaattgcttttttaaaatttcccattaACACCTGTTAAAAAATCACATTGAATTCCTTCGGTTGGTTCTCTGCTCCATCTAGTCTGCTGTTTTCTGTGAACACACCACCATCTTACTCTTTGTCTCCTTTGCCTATGAAGTCCTAATTATTACTTTCTTCACCTGGTTAAATCCTGCTTATTTCCCACAAAGCCGTCCCTGACCCTTTTGCTAGGCTAGACTAGTGTACATTTCTGTATGCTACATACTTCATTAGATGTACTTTTCTTACCCATATTTATTCATGTGTGTCTGCCTCTCCTATAGATTATAAGCTCATTGAGGGAAGAGGTCACATTAATCTTCATAGTTCCGTGTACAATTCTCAGCGCATCATCAACACTGATAAAATAAGCTGTTATTGAGAGCCCTTCCCCTCATTTATGATGTACAAGAGTAAAATCTGGATTTGCTCATAAATTGTCAGGCACTGAacacaaattttatttgtattacaaaaaattcacattaaaatgCACATCGTTTTCTGTTACAGTTCTGAAATTTTTGTGCCAGAACTCTACTCAGCCGTAACCACGAATTGATATTTCAGCATGaactatttaaatttaacaatAACATCTCTTGAGTACATACACCAGGCACTGATACTTagtgcattatctcattttgtcTTTCCCAACAGACCCAAGAGGTATAGTTACTATTATTTTCCATATCTTACAAATAAAGAGGATGAgacattatttgtatttaaagccaggattcaaacccagatgtGTCTCAGTAGAGCCTGTACACTTAATCACCACACTATGTTGGCTAAGAGAGATGCGAGCAATATTGATTGTTCATGGTTGGTGATCAAAATAGTATCTGTCAAGCAACTattctgatactttttttttttaatactaagtTTAATCCAGGACATTTTAGTCCCAAATTTGGATATTAAAGGAAAACTAAATATGTTACCTGcatataatgttttgttttccaaaaagaaaattattagaagGCACTTGGACACTGTGACTTTTTTtaagtactagaaatattttagtaaaaacagaCTAAACTGAAACATTAAGCAGCGAATCCTTTAAAGAGCAAGGTTATAAGGttttaattttgttacttttttccttGTTCATTTGCCTTTAAGTGACTTTATAAAAAACCTAAGTATATATGTCATACATTTACCCAAAGAAAGTGCACAAACTACCTTGAATATTAGACATACTGATttttgactgtgtgtgtgtgtaattttcttAGGGGAAATTCTTTATGGGTAAGTGGGGACATTTTTATGATAATGTAATTTCTTGAATAGCCAGCCCTTCAAAAGctatttgtaaaaaatatttaaaagtttcttaGTTATAAAAAGTTAGGAACCACTGTTCTAGGAACTGgaattgtgttatttttattcctcTGGAGGAAAAATGAGATCTTCATAAAGATCTCTTTGAATTGACTAGAAAAGTTAGGAGTTCAGAGCAGCTTTCTTCAATTGTGAAAACAATATGAAATAGCTAGCTGATTGGAATGCAGAAAAATGCAGATTAATCAGGATACCCTTAAacatctctgtttttctctcctttcttgtaGTTTATTTATGTGAATCAATCCTTTGCTCCTTCCCCAGACCAAGAAGTTGGAACTCTGtatgaggtaaaaaaaaaaaaaaaaaatacattgcttttttttcttaatggagtATGCACATCTGTATAATATGTGTAGTATTgttaattcacatttttatttcaagagatggcatgccattcttttttttttttttttttttgagaccgagtctcactctgtcgtccaagctggagtgcagtggcatgatctcggctcactgcaacctccgcctcctgggttcaagcaattctcctgtcttgctctcccgagtagctgggactacaggtgcgtgccaccacacccggctgatttggtttttttttatttttagtagcgacagggtttcaccgtgtttgccagggtggtctcgatctactgaccttgtgagatctactcaccttggcctcccaaagtgctgggattacaggcatgagccaccgcacccgtccAGCATGCCATTCTTAATTGTCTGGGATAGAAGAAAAGATGACTTTCTTGTTCTGTTATCTAACATCTTGATCATAGTAAGATCTTAATTATACAGTGATTGAAGAACCaaggaataaattatatttcaaagtcATCTTTGTAATTCTTAGAAAGTAAGACTTTTTATTTATGGTTGATTTCTTCTGCATTGTTCTTATAATCTGTTATCCAAATCTGCCTACAAGAAATTGAAAAAACAGCATAAGAATGACTTTGTTCAACATCTTACAGTGTCATTGCAATAGAGTATACCTAGTAGCACCACTACTAGAAAACAGCTGAAATTACATACATTGTGGTTGGAGATGTAGAGAAAGGACAAGATTAAAATACATAAGCTCATTCATGTCTAAGATGCTTAAAGGACAGATTTTATTAAACACTTCGGATTATTAATATGTGTCTGATAGAAACAGGCATCCTTTGAAAGAGATAGCCTGTAACATAAGTAACTTAGTGTACATGTGTGGATATTAATGATACATGtggcatttattttcttagtttcatCTAAGAATAATAAAGATTGAGTTTgatttgttgccttttttttgtagtgttttgGCAGTGATGGTAAACTGGTTTTACATTACTGCAAGTCTCAGGCATGGGGATGAACCACAAAGAAAATCAACTTGCTACATAAGATGGATTTTCACAGAAGAGACAGCTCTGAAAAGTTTTGCTGCTTGTGGCAAGAGACTTAACAGATGTGATCTATTCAGTATGTGTTTACTCTATGTTTATGCATAAGAAAACATCCATAGCATGAATGGACTCAAAAAAATGTGATTTGTATTAATACACCAATCATCATAAAAGATGGTCATTATAGTACACCCATTGCTCCtacttgttattattattgctgcaGATCTGCCTCCAAGGTTGAAAAGGAGACTAAGACTGTATAAGCATCTTCATTGCCAGTTCTCAAAATGACTGAAATTGTTTTCATGATAAAAGTTAATATACTaaaaggttcctttttttttaatgtttacatttatgTCTCTGTTTACCTTCTTAAAAATAGTCACATTGACCTGCTGGCTGAATACCTCAAAGAGTCCAGTAGAGGGCAGCCCACCAGGCAGAAAAGATTAGGCACTTTGGTTTCACATCTTTGCTGCGGAGTAATAGGGGAAATGGCTGTTTTTGCTAATTTTTAGCTAATATCTAGCCAGGAGAGCAAGCACGTTGGACAGACTGAAAGACTGTAATTTTAGACAATACACATGGTTATATTATAATACAAATTCTGGACAAATAAGTCATATACCTGTTTTCAGTACTATCATTTAAGGATTCTTGAGTCCCAATCACCTAACTGTGGTGTTATTCTGTCATTTATATAGTGTCAAAAGCACTT
The Chlorocebus sabaeus isolate Y175 chromosome 23, mChlSab1.0.hap1, whole genome shotgun sequence DNA segment above includes these coding regions:
- the ATG12 gene encoding ubiquitin-like protein ATG12 isoform X1 produces the protein MAEEPQSLLQLPPSSAAGGEGLTEVSPETTTPEPPSSAAVSPGTEEPAGDTKKKIDILLKAVGDTPIMKTKKWAVERTRTIQGLIDFIKKFLKLVASEQLFIYVNQSFAPSPDQEVGTLYECFGSDGKLVLHYCKSQAWG